The genomic window CGGAAGTTGAAATATCCGACAACGCCTCCTTAAAGCTTGGGCAGATAAGGCGCGAAATAGGAGTTTCAAACAACAGGATACGCGAGAACCTTAACGGCATTATAAATTCCCCCGTATACAGGAACATGCTCCAAGACTATGTAATTACAATAAGGAACGAACGTTACTGCGTTCCCGTTAAAAGCGAGTACAGAAGCAGTTTTAACGGCATGGTCCACGACCAGTCCAATACAGGCTCGACGCTTTTTATAGAACCTATGGGAGTTGTTCAGTTAAATAACAGAATTAAGGAACTTCAGGCAGAAGAAAAGGCGGAAATAGAAAAAATACTTGAAAAGCTCAGCGATATTGTAAGGGAAAACGCCGATATAATTTCTGCAAACCTTAACGTTATAACGCAGCTTGATTTTATATTTGCCAAAGGCGGCCTTTCCCTTTCAATGCGCGGCAGCCGTGCCGTTTTTAACGACAGGGGATATATTAATATTAAAAAAGGCCGCCACCCGCTTTTGGACGACAAAACGGTTGTGCCAACGAATATTTATTTGGGCGGGGATTTTACAACGCTTTTAATAACTGGACCGAATACGGGCGGAAAAACGGTTGCCCTTAAAACCCTTGGGCTTTTTACCCTTATGGGGCAGGCAGGGCTTCACATACCCGCCTTTGACAATTCACAGCTTGGCGTTTTTGACGACGTTTTTGCCGACATCGGCGACGAACAGAGCATAGAACAAAGCCTAAGCACATTTTCGGCGCATATGAAAAACATTGTTAAAATACTTGATAATGTTACGGATAACTCACTTGTGCTTTTCGACGAGCTGGGAGCGGGAACAGATCCGACGGAAGGCGCGGCCCTTGCCATTGCCATAGTACAAAAACTTAGGGAAAGGAAAATACGCACGGCCGTAACTACCCACTACAGCGAACTTAAAGTATACGCCCTTTCTACGGAAGGCGTTGAAAATGCAAGCTGCGAGTTTGATGTCGAAACGCTCAGCCCGACGTATAAACTTTTAATAGGCATACCGGGAAAGAGCAACGCCTTTGCAATTTCTAAACGTCTGGGGCTTAAAGACGACGTTATTGACGCCGCAAAGGAATTTATAAGCCATGACGAAGCCAAATTTGAGGATGTTATAACGGATCTTGAAATAAGCAAAAAAAGCGTCGTATATGAACAGGAGCGTGCGGAGCAGTACAGGCTTGAGGCCGAAAACCTTAAAAAAGAAGTAGAAAGCCAGAAGGAAAAAATAAACAGGCAGAAGGAAAAAATACTTGCCGCCGCAAGGGACGAGGCAAAAACGGTTTATATGCGCGCAAAAGAAGAGGCCGACGCTATTATAAAGGAAATGAACAAAAACGCCCGTGAAAAGGCAAAGCAGAGCGTTATGAACGAAAGCCGACAAAAGCTGAAAGACGGCATTGAAAATATAGATTCGCAGATAAACAGGAGCCTTGCAAAAAAAAGGAAGGCGCATAAAGCCCCTGAAAGCCTTAAGCCGGGCGACAGGGTATATGTTGTAAGCTTTGACCAGCACGGCACTGCCTTGACGGCGCCCGACAGCGGCAAAGAAGTTATGGTGCAGATGGGAAGCCTTAAAATAAAGGTTCCTCTCAGAGAGCTTTCCATTGACAATTATGTTGAAAAACAGCCGCAAAGAAGCAATTTAAGGAATACAGCGCCGAAAATACGTCAGGGAAAAAGCTACAGCGTCCGTCCTGAAATAGACTGCCGCGGCCAAATGGTTGAAGAGGCTTTGGGAAATATTGACAAATATCTTGACGACGCATACCTGTCGGGGCTTAAACAGGTTACTATTATACACGGAAAGGGCACTGGGGCGCTTCGCAATGCCGTTCAGATTTATTTGAAAACAAATTCACATGTAAAATCATACCGCCCGGGAGTGTACGGGGAAGGCGAGATGGGAGTTACAGTTGTCGAACTTAAATAGGGGGAAATAGCATGCCGGATAAAATTAAAATACTTGTAGTTGACGATGACGAACACATTGCGGAACTTATATCGCTCTATCTTATAAGGGAGGGATATGAAACG from Anaerotignum faecicola includes these protein-coding regions:
- a CDS encoding endonuclease MutS2; the encoded protein is MNEKAFRTLEYNKIIDKLREFAISPMGKELCGELKPSVDISEIERWQDETTEASAMIVRKGNIPLGGIREIRPQLKRVLAGGSLNIEELMNINEFLYVCRKVKNYSVNENKAESYKSIDGMFAAVELLPLLEKEISRCIVSEVEISDNASLKLGQIRREIGVSNNRIRENLNGIINSPVYRNMLQDYVITIRNERYCVPVKSEYRSSFNGMVHDQSNTGSTLFIEPMGVVQLNNRIKELQAEEKAEIEKILEKLSDIVRENADIISANLNVITQLDFIFAKGGLSLSMRGSRAVFNDRGYINIKKGRHPLLDDKTVVPTNIYLGGDFTTLLITGPNTGGKTVALKTLGLFTLMGQAGLHIPAFDNSQLGVFDDVFADIGDEQSIEQSLSTFSAHMKNIVKILDNVTDNSLVLFDELGAGTDPTEGAALAIAIVQKLRERKIRTAVTTHYSELKVYALSTEGVENASCEFDVETLSPTYKLLIGIPGKSNAFAISKRLGLKDDVIDAAKEFISHDEAKFEDVITDLEISKKSVVYEQERAEQYRLEAENLKKEVESQKEKINRQKEKILAAARDEAKTVYMRAKEEADAIIKEMNKNAREKAKQSVMNESRQKLKDGIENIDSQINRSLAKKRKAHKAPESLKPGDRVYVVSFDQHGTALTAPDSGKEVMVQMGSLKIKVPLRELSIDNYVEKQPQRSNLRNTAPKIRQGKSYSVRPEIDCRGQMVEEALGNIDKYLDDAYLSGLKQVTIIHGKGTGALRNAVQIYLKTNSHVKSYRPGVYGEGEMGVTVVELK